From a single Onychomys torridus chromosome 9, mOncTor1.1, whole genome shotgun sequence genomic region:
- the Amer2 gene encoding APC membrane recruitment protein 2 isoform X2, with product METGRSRGGGGGGGGGGGGAAVSERGDARAGVCRRQEQAGALAADMDSHCECAAETPAAEPPSGKINKAAFKLFKKRKSGGTMPSIFGVKNKGDGKSAGPAGMVRSRTHDGLAEVLVLEGSKKEEPPGGGDHGGARPNPGPPKAAGPGLGSLASSSVAKSHSFFSLLKKNGRSETGKGDPAEASKAGGKQKRGLKGIFSSMRWHRRDKRGKEEEEEKAARAAGPGSLVLPGSLTASLECVKEEPPRAARRPDSPGQDAPRHAAGEPEGGEQAPASAERAPARTCLEAASPAGPGDQSARGEDAEGHWRAEKPGAALESGAGEVQAAEDASRTGCGDIIADPEEEAGPSCDKHAPGPGKPVLSKKNTSVVAYQGGGEEMASPDEVDDTYLPEFWDMLSQTEDQGQGPQEGAAKAATASDTKLAPETSNDARCGEVVKDVSSVKRRRLHRIPIEAQQKDEPKHPEKEHQEGVPNSDEGYWDSTTPGPEEDSASSSKKAVIPRDSDSGDALYDLYTEPEGSPAALPATEDPPCLSRLKPVSPGTITCPLRTPGSLLKDSKIPISIKHLSNLPSSHPVVHQQPARSEMPRTKIPVSKVLVRRVSNRGLAGTTIRAAACHDSAKKL from the exons ACGCCCGCCGCAGAGCCGCCGTCGGGGAAGATCAATAAGGCTGCGTTCAAGTTATTCAAGAAGAGGAAATCGGGGGGgaccatgcccagcatttttgGGGTCAAAAACAAAGGGGATGGGAAGAGCGCGGGGCCGGCGGGGATGGTGAGAAGCAGGACCCACGACGGACTAGCGGAGGTACTGGTGCTGGAGGGCAGCAAGAAGGAGGAGCCGCCCGGCGGGGGCGATCACGGTGGGGCCCGGCCGAACCCCGGGCCCCCCAAAGCCGCCGGGCCTGGtctgggctctctggccagcagcTCGGTGGCCAAGTCCCACAGCTTCTTCTCCCTGCTGAAAAAGAACGGGCGATCCGAGACCGGCAAGGGGGACCCTGCCGAGGCGAGCAAGGCTGGCGGCAAACAAAAGAGGGGGCTGAAAGGGATCTTCAGCAGCATGCGCTGGCACCGGAGGGACAAGCgcggcaaggaggaggaggaggagaaggcggcGCGCGCGGCGGGCCCCGGCAGCCTAGTCCTGCCCGGCTCGCTCACCGCCAGCCTGGAGTGCGTCAAGGAGGAGCCGCCCCGAGCCGCGCGCCGCCCGGACAGCCCGGGCCAGGACGCCCCGCGACACGCAGCAGGTGAGCCCGAAGGGGGAGAGCAGGCGCCCGCGTCCGCCGAGCGCGCCCCGGCGCGGACCTGCCTCGAGGCCGCGAGCCCCGCCGGCCCTGGCGACCAGAGCGCCCGGGGAGAGGACGCCGAGGGGCACTGGCGCGCGGAGAAGCCCGGGGCAGCCCTCGAGTCGGGAGCCGGCGAGGTCCAGGCGGCCGAGGATGCGTCCAGGACAG GCTGTGGAGATATTATTGCAGACCCAGAAGAAGAGGCAGGCCCCAGCTGTGACAAGCATGCCCCCGGGCCAGGCAAGCCAGTGCTCTCTAAAAAGAACACCAGCGTGGTGGCCTaccaaggaggaggggaggagatggcCAGCCCGGATGAGGTGGACGACACCTATCTCCCGGAATTCTGGGACATGTTGTCCCAGACTGAGGACCAAGGACAAGGGCCCCAAGAGGGCGCAGCGAAGGCTGCCACTGCTTCGGACACCAAACTGGCCCCCGAGACCTCCAATGATGCCCGGTGTGGGGAAGTAGTCAAGGACGTGTCCTCTGTCAAGCGCAGGAGGCTCCACAGGATCCCCATTGAGGCTCAGCAGAAGGATGAGCCAAAGCACCCGGAGAAGGAGCATCAAGAAGGCGTCCCTAACAGCGACGAGGGCTACTGGGACTCCACCACTCCTGGTCCAGAAGAAGACAGCGCCAGCAGCAGTAAGAAGGCAGTCATCCCCAGGGATAGCGACAGTGGCGATGCTCTCTATGATCTCTACACTGAACCCGAAGGAAGCCCAGCCGCCCTTCCTGCCACAGAGGACCCACCTTGCTTGTCCCGGCTAAAGCCCGTGTCTCCAGGCACCATCACCTGTCCACTGAGAACACCAGGCAGCTTGCTGAAGGACTCTAAAATCCCCATTAGCATCAAGCACCTCTCCAACCTTCCATCCAGCCATCCTGTGGTGCACCAGCAGCCAGCCAGGAGTGAGATGCCCAGAACAAAAATCCCCGTTTCCAAAGTGCTGGTCCGCAGGGTCAGCAACCGGGGTTTGGCTGGGACCACCATCAGGGCAGCAGCATGCCATGACAGTGCCAAAAAGTTGTGA
- the Amer2 gene encoding APC membrane recruitment protein 2 isoform X3, protein METGRSRGGGGGGGGGGGGAAVSERGDARAGVCRRQEQAGALAADMDSHCECAAETPAAEPPSGKINKAAFKLFKKRKSGGTMPSIFGVKNKGDGKSAGPAGMVRSRTHDGLAEVLVLEGSKKEEPPGGGDHGGARPNPGPPKAAGPGLGSLASSSVAKSHSFFSLLKKNGRSETGKGDPAEASKAGGKQKRGLKGIFSSMRWHRRDKRGKEEEEEKAARAAGPGSLVLPGSLTASLECVKEEPPRAARRPDSPGQDAPRHAAGCGDIIADPEEEAGPSCDKHAPGPGKPVLSKKNTSVVAYQGGGEEMASPDEVDDTYLPEFWDMLSQTEDQGQGPQEGAAKAATASDTKLAPETSNDARCGEVVKDVSSVKRRRLHRIPIEAQQKDEPKHPEKEHQEGVPNSDEGYWDSTTPGPEEDSASSSKKAVIPRDSDSGDALYDLYTEPEGSPAALPATEDPPCLSRLKPVSPGTITCPLRTPGSLLKDSKIPISIKHLSNLPSSHPVVHQQPARSEMPRTKIPVSKVLVRRVSNRGLAGTTIRAAACHDSAKKL, encoded by the exons ACGCCCGCCGCAGAGCCGCCGTCGGGGAAGATCAATAAGGCTGCGTTCAAGTTATTCAAGAAGAGGAAATCGGGGGGgaccatgcccagcatttttgGGGTCAAAAACAAAGGGGATGGGAAGAGCGCGGGGCCGGCGGGGATGGTGAGAAGCAGGACCCACGACGGACTAGCGGAGGTACTGGTGCTGGAGGGCAGCAAGAAGGAGGAGCCGCCCGGCGGGGGCGATCACGGTGGGGCCCGGCCGAACCCCGGGCCCCCCAAAGCCGCCGGGCCTGGtctgggctctctggccagcagcTCGGTGGCCAAGTCCCACAGCTTCTTCTCCCTGCTGAAAAAGAACGGGCGATCCGAGACCGGCAAGGGGGACCCTGCCGAGGCGAGCAAGGCTGGCGGCAAACAAAAGAGGGGGCTGAAAGGGATCTTCAGCAGCATGCGCTGGCACCGGAGGGACAAGCgcggcaaggaggaggaggaggagaaggcggcGCGCGCGGCGGGCCCCGGCAGCCTAGTCCTGCCCGGCTCGCTCACCGCCAGCCTGGAGTGCGTCAAGGAGGAGCCGCCCCGAGCCGCGCGCCGCCCGGACAGCCCGGGCCAGGACGCCCCGCGACACGCAGCAG GCTGTGGAGATATTATTGCAGACCCAGAAGAAGAGGCAGGCCCCAGCTGTGACAAGCATGCCCCCGGGCCAGGCAAGCCAGTGCTCTCTAAAAAGAACACCAGCGTGGTGGCCTaccaaggaggaggggaggagatggcCAGCCCGGATGAGGTGGACGACACCTATCTCCCGGAATTCTGGGACATGTTGTCCCAGACTGAGGACCAAGGACAAGGGCCCCAAGAGGGCGCAGCGAAGGCTGCCACTGCTTCGGACACCAAACTGGCCCCCGAGACCTCCAATGATGCCCGGTGTGGGGAAGTAGTCAAGGACGTGTCCTCTGTCAAGCGCAGGAGGCTCCACAGGATCCCCATTGAGGCTCAGCAGAAGGATGAGCCAAAGCACCCGGAGAAGGAGCATCAAGAAGGCGTCCCTAACAGCGACGAGGGCTACTGGGACTCCACCACTCCTGGTCCAGAAGAAGACAGCGCCAGCAGCAGTAAGAAGGCAGTCATCCCCAGGGATAGCGACAGTGGCGATGCTCTCTATGATCTCTACACTGAACCCGAAGGAAGCCCAGCCGCCCTTCCTGCCACAGAGGACCCACCTTGCTTGTCCCGGCTAAAGCCCGTGTCTCCAGGCACCATCACCTGTCCACTGAGAACACCAGGCAGCTTGCTGAAGGACTCTAAAATCCCCATTAGCATCAAGCACCTCTCCAACCTTCCATCCAGCCATCCTGTGGTGCACCAGCAGCCAGCCAGGAGTGAGATGCCCAGAACAAAAATCCCCGTTTCCAAAGTGCTGGTCCGCAGGGTCAGCAACCGGGGTTTGGCTGGGACCACCATCAGGGCAGCAGCATGCCATGACAGTGCCAAAAAGTTGTGA
- the Amer2 gene encoding APC membrane recruitment protein 2 isoform X1 has protein sequence METGRSRGGGGGGGGGGGGAAVSERGDARAGVCRRQEQAGALAADMDSHCECAAETPAAEPPSGKINKAAFKLFKKRKSGGTMPSIFGVKNKGDGKSAGPAGMVRSRTHDGLAEVLVLEGSKKEEPPGGGDHGGARPNPGPPKAAGPGLGSLASSSVAKSHSFFSLLKKNGRSETGKGDPAEASKAGGKQKRGLKGIFSSMRWHRRDKRGKEEEEEKAARAAGPGSLVLPGSLTASLECVKEEPPRAARRPDSPGQDAPRHAAGEPEGGEQAPASAERAPARTCLEAASPAGPGDQSARGEDAEGHWRAEKPGAALESGAGEVQAAEDASRTGDVPIKTVPLVDSEGGSGRASAVPDPSSVDPPSDPSADRICLMFSDVTSLKSFDSLTGCGDIIADPEEEAGPSCDKHAPGPGKPVLSKKNTSVVAYQGGGEEMASPDEVDDTYLPEFWDMLSQTEDQGQGPQEGAAKAATASDTKLAPETSNDARCGEVVKDVSSVKRRRLHRIPIEAQQKDEPKHPEKEHQEGVPNSDEGYWDSTTPGPEEDSASSSKKAVIPRDSDSGDALYDLYTEPEGSPAALPATEDPPCLSRLKPVSPGTITCPLRTPGSLLKDSKIPISIKHLSNLPSSHPVVHQQPARSEMPRTKIPVSKVLVRRVSNRGLAGTTIRAAACHDSAKKL, from the coding sequence ACGCCCGCCGCAGAGCCGCCGTCGGGGAAGATCAATAAGGCTGCGTTCAAGTTATTCAAGAAGAGGAAATCGGGGGGgaccatgcccagcatttttgGGGTCAAAAACAAAGGGGATGGGAAGAGCGCGGGGCCGGCGGGGATGGTGAGAAGCAGGACCCACGACGGACTAGCGGAGGTACTGGTGCTGGAGGGCAGCAAGAAGGAGGAGCCGCCCGGCGGGGGCGATCACGGTGGGGCCCGGCCGAACCCCGGGCCCCCCAAAGCCGCCGGGCCTGGtctgggctctctggccagcagcTCGGTGGCCAAGTCCCACAGCTTCTTCTCCCTGCTGAAAAAGAACGGGCGATCCGAGACCGGCAAGGGGGACCCTGCCGAGGCGAGCAAGGCTGGCGGCAAACAAAAGAGGGGGCTGAAAGGGATCTTCAGCAGCATGCGCTGGCACCGGAGGGACAAGCgcggcaaggaggaggaggaggagaaggcggcGCGCGCGGCGGGCCCCGGCAGCCTAGTCCTGCCCGGCTCGCTCACCGCCAGCCTGGAGTGCGTCAAGGAGGAGCCGCCCCGAGCCGCGCGCCGCCCGGACAGCCCGGGCCAGGACGCCCCGCGACACGCAGCAGGTGAGCCCGAAGGGGGAGAGCAGGCGCCCGCGTCCGCCGAGCGCGCCCCGGCGCGGACCTGCCTCGAGGCCGCGAGCCCCGCCGGCCCTGGCGACCAGAGCGCCCGGGGAGAGGACGCCGAGGGGCACTGGCGCGCGGAGAAGCCCGGGGCAGCCCTCGAGTCGGGAGCCGGCGAGGTCCAGGCGGCCGAGGATGCGTCCAGGACAGGTGACGTTCCGATAAAGACCGTCCCCCTTGTCGACTCCGAAGGTGGCAGCGGCCGGGCGTCTGCCGTCCCTGACCCTTCCTCTGTTGATCCACCCTCAGACCCGTCGGCAGATCGTATTTGTTTGATGTTTTCTGACGTGACTTCACTGAAAAGCTTTGACTCTCTTACAGGCTGTGGAGATATTATTGCAGACCCAGAAGAAGAGGCAGGCCCCAGCTGTGACAAGCATGCCCCCGGGCCAGGCAAGCCAGTGCTCTCTAAAAAGAACACCAGCGTGGTGGCCTaccaaggaggaggggaggagatggcCAGCCCGGATGAGGTGGACGACACCTATCTCCCGGAATTCTGGGACATGTTGTCCCAGACTGAGGACCAAGGACAAGGGCCCCAAGAGGGCGCAGCGAAGGCTGCCACTGCTTCGGACACCAAACTGGCCCCCGAGACCTCCAATGATGCCCGGTGTGGGGAAGTAGTCAAGGACGTGTCCTCTGTCAAGCGCAGGAGGCTCCACAGGATCCCCATTGAGGCTCAGCAGAAGGATGAGCCAAAGCACCCGGAGAAGGAGCATCAAGAAGGCGTCCCTAACAGCGACGAGGGCTACTGGGACTCCACCACTCCTGGTCCAGAAGAAGACAGCGCCAGCAGCAGTAAGAAGGCAGTCATCCCCAGGGATAGCGACAGTGGCGATGCTCTCTATGATCTCTACACTGAACCCGAAGGAAGCCCAGCCGCCCTTCCTGCCACAGAGGACCCACCTTGCTTGTCCCGGCTAAAGCCCGTGTCTCCAGGCACCATCACCTGTCCACTGAGAACACCAGGCAGCTTGCTGAAGGACTCTAAAATCCCCATTAGCATCAAGCACCTCTCCAACCTTCCATCCAGCCATCCTGTGGTGCACCAGCAGCCAGCCAGGAGTGAGATGCCCAGAACAAAAATCCCCGTTTCCAAAGTGCTGGTCCGCAGGGTCAGCAACCGGGGTTTGGCTGGGACCACCATCAGGGCAGCAGCATGCCATGACAGTGCCAAAAAGTTGTGA